A portion of the Homalodisca vitripennis isolate AUS2020 chromosome 2, UT_GWSS_2.1, whole genome shotgun sequence genome contains these proteins:
- the LOC124353982 gene encoding LOW QUALITY PROTEIN: probable low-specificity L-threonine aldolase 2 (The sequence of the model RefSeq protein was modified relative to this genomic sequence to represent the inferred CDS: deleted 1 base in 1 codon) translates to MGTMGFTTMYKTAEVTHSLENTRVVDFRSDTISVPTEGMRRAIYQAEVGDDVMGEDPSVNALEKKAAKMFGKEASIFVPSGTMGNLIATMAHCDRRGCEIILGDKSHMLLWEQSGPAQLGGIQMTTVTNLPDGTFSLEEMLTKLRDDSNVHTTTTSLICVENTHNWCGGLPLPLPWMEQLATISRELKIPLHMDGARVFNAALCCDMSVAKLCKDFSSVSVCLSKGLGAPIGSVLVGDKQFITKARRLRKVVGGGWRQAGIVAAAGLYALENMVDRLAVDHSRARTIAEGESDLDYQTISQYNLFHSAQLCIKWCQENCYK, encoded by the exons ATGGGAACAATGGGATTCACAACAATGTACAAGACTGCTGAGGTTACACATTCTTtagaaaat ACTAGAGTGGTAGACTTCCGAAGTGATACAATCAGTGTTCCTACGGAAGGTATGAGGCGAGCAATCTATCAGGCGGAAGTGGGAGACGATGTTATGGGAGAGGATCCCTCAGTTAATG CACTGGAAAAGAAAGCAGCCAAGATGTTTGGAAAGGAGGCATCAATTTTCGTCCCTAGTGGGACTATGGGAAACCTGATAGCAA CAATGGCACACTGTGATCGTAGAGGCTGTGAAATCATTCTCGGAGATAAGAGCCACATGCTATTATGGGAACAATCTGGACCAGCACAG TTGGGCGGGATTCAGATGACAACGGTTACCAACCTCCCGGATGGAACTTTTAGCCTAGAGGAGATGCTAACCAAATTGCGGGATGACTCTAACGTTCACACCACAACCACTTCTCTCATCTGTGTAGAGAACACACACAACTGGTGTGGTGGACTGCCCCTTCCACTGCCTTGGATGGAACAG CTGGCCACGATCTCGCGAGAACTGAAGATCCCCCTGCATATGGACGGTGCCCGAGTGTTCAACGCTGCGCTCTGCTGCGACATGTCAGTGGCA AAACTATGCAAAGACTTCTCCTCTGTGTCTGTATGCCTTAGTAAGGGTCTTGGTGCACCTATTGGCTCAGTGTTGGTCGGTGACAAGCAGTTCATCACCAA GGCACGCCGCCTGCGGAAGGTGGTAGGTGGAGGGTGGCGGCAAGCTGGCATTGTGGCAGCAGCGGGTCTCTATGCCCTGGAGAACATGGTGGATCGTCTCGCGGTGGACCACTCAAGGGCACGAACTATAGCCGAAGGTGAGTCAGATTTAGATTATCAGACAATCAGTCAATACAATCTTTTTCATTCTGCACAATTGTGCATCAAATGGTGTCAGGAGAATTGTTACAAGTAA